A part of Candidatus Electrothrix aestuarii genomic DNA contains:
- a CDS encoding Abi family protein: MSSQAVSFHGPSALSPQEQINLLRKRGLILPNPDRTLHYLQFIGYYRLSGYFPPFLDSSRKFQKNTSFDQILNCYIFDRKLRLLVMDAVERIEIALRTTISNTLCEQYDAHWYLNSDLFIPRYNYQHLINIIEEKTPTHPPAWKVAEELSIGVWSNIFHYLKSRELQKEICKPYNIHYKVMISWLHSFTYLRNLCAHHERLWNRTFILKPKVIKRYRKHFMNDAKFSSQAAVLNVFLNVIADGSGWQQRLSDLFDKNKEMPLQDMGFHAGWSSDPFWGIHR, encoded by the coding sequence ATGTCTTCACAAGCAGTATCATTTCATGGGCCTTCCGCTCTAAGTCCACAAGAACAGATCAACCTGCTGCGAAAAAGAGGGTTGATTCTGCCGAATCCGGATAGAACCCTTCATTATCTTCAGTTCATAGGGTATTATCGCCTGTCCGGTTATTTTCCGCCATTCCTTGACTCATCCAGAAAATTTCAAAAAAACACCTCGTTTGACCAAATTTTAAACTGTTACATCTTTGACCGCAAGCTCCGCCTGCTGGTTATGGATGCTGTTGAACGTATAGAGATTGCTCTTCGGACAACAATATCCAATACTTTATGTGAACAGTACGATGCGCATTGGTATCTGAATTCCGATCTGTTTATTCCTCGTTATAACTATCAACATCTGATAAATATCATTGAAGAAAAAACACCGACACATCCTCCTGCATGGAAAGTTGCCGAAGAATTGTCCATTGGAGTCTGGTCAAATATCTTTCATTATCTCAAATCAAGAGAACTGCAAAAAGAAATTTGTAAACCTTATAATATTCACTACAAGGTGATGATATCCTGGCTACATTCTTTCACATACCTTCGTAATCTCTGCGCTCATCATGAGAGATTATGGAACCGAACTTTTATCCTTAAACCAAAAGTTATCAAAAGATATCGAAAACATTTTATGAATGACGCAAAATTTTCTTCTCAGGCTGCGGTACTCAATGTGTTTCTCAATGTTATTGCTGACGGTTCCGGATGGCAGCAGCGTCTATCTGATCTTTTTGACAAAAACAAAGAAATGCCGCTTCAGGACATGGGATTCCACGCCGGATGGAGTTCTGATCCATTCTGGGGGATTCATCGGTAG
- the cas5c gene encoding type I-C CRISPR-associated protein Cas5c, producing MRNSISFRLWGRYALFTDPVTKTGGEKCSYHVPTYEAIKGVLKSIYWKPTIIWHVDKVRVMKQIKTQTKGTKPLVWGGGNSLAIYTFLHEVEYQVKAHFEWNEHRPELAKDRIDGKHYSIAQRMLEKGGRQDIFLGVRDCQGYVEPCEFGEGEGFYDNTPPELAFGLMFHGFDYPDETGNDELHSRFWQAVMRKGILEFPRPEGCTTRRFVRKMSVKEFALDENMLPVEQEEAAL from the coding sequence ATGAGAAACAGCATCAGTTTTCGACTTTGGGGCCGTTATGCCCTGTTTACCGATCCGGTGACCAAGACCGGCGGCGAAAAATGCTCCTACCATGTGCCGACTTATGAGGCCATTAAGGGCGTTCTCAAGTCTATTTACTGGAAACCCACTATCATCTGGCATGTGGATAAAGTCCGGGTGATGAAACAGATCAAAACACAGACCAAGGGAACCAAGCCGCTGGTCTGGGGCGGCGGCAATTCCCTGGCGATTTACACCTTTCTTCACGAGGTGGAATATCAGGTCAAGGCCCATTTCGAGTGGAATGAACACCGACCGGAACTTGCTAAAGACCGCATTGACGGCAAGCATTACAGCATTGCCCAACGGATGCTGGAAAAAGGAGGGCGGCAGGATATCTTTCTCGGTGTTCGTGATTGCCAAGGATACGTGGAACCCTGCGAATTCGGTGAAGGAGAGGGCTTTTATGATAATACACCGCCGGAACTCGCTTTTGGATTGATGTTCCACGGCTTTGATTATCCCGATGAAACCGGAAACGATGAGCTGCACAGCCGGTTTTGGCAGGCTGTGATGCGCAAAGGAATCCTGGAATTTCCCCGACCTGAAGGCTGTACGACCCGGCGTTTTGTCCGCAAAATGTCGGTCAAGGAATTCGCTCTGGATGAAAACATGCTGCCGGTGGAGCAAGAGGAGGCTGCGTTATGA